The DNA sequence CGGCGTCCCTCACGCTGGATGGTGCGGTGCTTGCGCACTTCTTCCAGGTCCCGCTCCAGACGGGCCAGACGTTCCTGCACCCGGCGACGGTCAACTTCCAACTGGGTTTCGCCCGGTCCCCGGGTACCGATGCCACCGGACTGGCGGGAGAGGTGGGTCCACATCCGCGTCAGACGCGGGAGGAGGTATTGCAGCTGTGCCAGTTCGATTTGCAACTTCCCCTCCCGCGTGCGGGCACGCTGGGCGAAGATGTCCAGAATCAGCTGTGTTCTGTCCAAAACTTTTTTAGTGAAAAGCTTCTCCAAGTTGCGCGCCTGGGCCGGACTGAGTTCGTCATCGAAGACAATCGACTGGATATTGTGGCGCTTGACCAGCTTGGCCGCCTCCTCGGCCTTGCCCTTGCCGATGTAAAACGGAGCGGTGGGCCGTTCCAGCCGTTGGACCACTTGGTCGACCACCACCCCCCCAGCGCTGCGCACCAATTCACCCAGTTCTTTCAGCGATTCGTCGATGCGGGAACGGGAATCCTCCGGTGTTTCCAACGCCACCAAAAGGGCGCGTTCCGGACCGTCCACAGGTTCAACTTCAATCATGGGCACGCAGGCGGAAGGTCGCGCACCAGAGTGCGGGCGATGCTTGGGGGATCAGAACGCTCATCAAGCTCAATACACTCCAAATTATTCTCCCTCCGTAACCATGTCAATTGTCTCCGCGCGTATTGGCGGGTGCGTGTGACGATCTGGTCACGGACGTCCTTCGAATCCCCCCCGTTGCGGCACCAAGCAGCCACTTCGGCATAGCCCAGGGCATGCGACGAGGAACTGCCCTCCCATCCCGGAATCTCCAACAGGCGCCGTACTTCATCGGGCCACCCCGCCTCCCACATGGCCCGCACACGCGCGGCAATGCGTTCGTGCAGACTTTCGGCGGAACGGAGCAACAGACAAGCCCTCCCCTCCGGAACCAGGGCCCGCACCGGATCGGCCTGCCAGGCACTCAAGGGCCGTCCGGTTTGGCGGAATACCGCCAATGCGCGCACGATTCGCCGCGGATTGGACAAATCCGCCCCGGCGGCCCAAACCGGGTCCACCCGGAGGATTTCCTCCCGCAAGGTTTCCAAATCGAGCGAATCCAATTCCGCCCGCACCCCGGGCTCGGTCGCCGGGGCCTCCGCCAGACCCCTCGTCAAGGCCCGGTAATACAAGCCGGTCCCTCCCACCCAGATTACTGGACGCTTTTCTCTTGATAGGAATTCCGCAGCGTGGCGCAGGTGTTCGGCCACGCTGTAGTCATCGCAGGGACCGGCCAGGTCGAAGAGGGTGTGCGGTACGTCCGCCCGTTCCCCGAGAGTCGGCTTGGCCGTGCCGATGTCCAATCCACCATACACCTGGAAGGCATCCAAATTGGCCACAACGCCACCGGTCTGTCGCGCCAACTCACGGGCCACCGCGCTCTTGCCGGAGGCCGTGGGGCCGAGGATGAACCAGTGGCGGGTCATGTCGCCTGTTTCACTCCGTAGCTACGCATCCGCGCATCAAAAGGGCTGGTCGACATCGCCATGCTCCCACGCATTCTCCCGGCGGATGGTCCAGACGTTGCACAAGCTCCGGGGGAATTCCGTCAGAAAACGCGACGGCTTCTGCCAGGTGTCGCCGTAATTGCCCCCGGATCGGATCTGCGGGTGGGTCAGGTAAAGTTCCTCCCTGGCCCGGGTGACGGCCACGTAAAAGAGACGGCGTTCTTCCTCCTCACCTTCTTCGCTCTCGGTCGAGCGCGAGGAAGGAAAGAGCCCGTCGCAGAGCATGATGACGAAAACCGCCCGCCACTCCAGGCCCTTGGCCTGGTGTATGGAGCTGAGCTTGACCGCCTCATCGTCCCCCATGGCCATGCCGCCTGGCTCGGCATCGACATTGGTCATCAAGGAAAGCTGGGCCAGAAACTCGGAGCATTCCTCGAACCCTCCGGAAAACTCCTGCAACTGGCGGATGTCCTCCATGCGGTTTTCATAGTTGGGGTATTTGGCCTTGAGGTAATCTTCGTAAAAGGCATCCAGGGCCATCTGGATCAATCCGGCAGGCCGGCTGCACGCCACCTCTGCCCCAAGCTGTTTCTGGGTTTCGGCCCACTGCTTCCACAAGGTCGCGGCCTTGGCCGGCACTTTGAGCGAAGACCATTCCGCCCCGCCGCTGATGGCGTTCCACAACTTGTGGGCCGTGGTCGAACCGATGCCGGGCAACATATGGGCGATGCGCTTGAAGGAAACCTCATCGCCGGGGTTGACGGCCAGGCGGAGAAAAGCGGCCACGTCCTTGATGTGGGCCTGCTCAAAGAAGCGCAGGCCGGAGGTGATCTGGAAGGGGATGTTCCGGCGGGTCAGTTCCATCTGCAGTTCCATCGAGTGGAAATGCGAGCGGTAGAGGACGGCAATATCGTTGAGTTCAATCCCCTCCTCGCGCAATTCCAACATGCGCTGGGCGACAAACTCCGCCTGCTGGCGGCTGTCATCCAGCGCGACCAGGGCCGGCTTGACCCCGGAGTCCAGGACCGGGCGCAATTCCTTGGGAAACTGGCGGGTGTTCTGGCCGATGGAGGCATTGGCCAGCGAGAGGATTTCGGGCGTGCTGCGGTAATTCGTCTCGATGCGGATGACCCGCGCCCCCGGATGGCGGTCGGGGAACTTCATGATGTTCTCGAAATTGGCCCCGCGCCAGGAATAGATGCTCTGGGCATCGTCCCCCACCACCATGATGTGGTGGTGGGCCGCACCGACCAGGTCGACAAAGTTGGCCTGGATCAGGTTGGTGTCCTGGTATTCGTCAACCAGGATGTGCTGGAAACGGTTCTGGTAATTCTGGCGGATCGCCTCGTGGTCTTGGAGTAGCTTGTAAGGCAAAGTCAGCAGATCGTCGTAGTCGACGCTGTTGGACTTGCGCTTGCGTTGCTCGAAGAGCCCGCGGACCACGCCGATCTTGTCGGTGAACTCGGAGAAGTAGTCGTAGTTCTGCTCCAACACCTGGGCCAGGGTCCTTCCGGTGTTGGCGGCCAGGCTGAAGATCTCCACCAGGACTTCCGCCTTGGGGAAGCGCTTTTCCTTGGTGTCGATCCCAGCGTCGGCCAGGCAGGCCGCCATGAGGTCCTTGGCGTCTTCGCGGTCAAGGATGCTGAAACTGGGCTGGAGTCCGGCTTCCAAGGCGTGCCGGCGGAGGATCTTGTGGCCGACATGGTGGAAGGTCCCGCCCCACATGCGGGAAATGTCATGCGGGAGGAGGTCACCCACTCGGCGGAGCATTTCCTTGGCGGCCTTGTTGGTGAAGGTGAGGAGGAGGATGCGCTCGGGATCGACCCCGTGTTCAACCAGATAGGCCACGCGGTAGGTCAGGGTCCGGGTCTTGCCACTGCCCGCCCCGGCAATGACCAGCACCGGTCCCGGGGCGGCACTGACGGCCTCGAATTGCTCCGCGTTCAGCAAGCCGGCGTAGTCGATGGTCGGCGCCGCACTGGCAGCATGGGGCTTCAGGGTGTATTCGAAAGACATTGGGAGAGGGTGAGTTTGCCGTCGTAAAGGGCCTTGCCGACAATGGCACCGTAAAGTCCATCAATCGTGCGCAAAGCTTCGACGTCCTGCAATGATCCCACACCTCCGGAGGCAATCAACTGGGCCTTCGGGATCGTCGCCCGCATGGCCCGCTGGGCCGCCAGGTTCGGCCCCTGCAACATGCCATCGGTGGAAATGTCGGTGTAAATGACGGTGCCCACGCCGAGGTCGGTCACTTGGCGCGCCAAGTCGAGGGCGTCCCACGTCGACACTTCCACCCAGCCCTTGATCGCCACCTTGCCGTCCTTGGCGTCGATGCCCACGGCCAGTTTGTCCCCACCGAACGCTTCCACCGCCTCGCGGATGAAGTCGAGGGACTCGCAGGCCTTGCTGCCGATGATGGCGCGGGCCACCCCGGCGGCGAAGACCTGCTCGAGAGCCTCCATCGTGCGCAGGCCGCCCCCGAGCTCGCACGGGATGGCCAGGGCCGCACAGATGGCGCGGACCGAGGCGATGTTTTTCAATTCACCGGTGAAAGCTCCATCCAGGTCGACGAGATGGAGATAGGAAGCGCCCTGGTCCTGCCATTGAAGGGCCATGGCAGTGGGATCGGTGTGGTAGACAGTTTTGCGGTCGGCCCGGCCCTGTTCGAGGCGCACGACCTGTCCGTCCATGAGATCAATCGCGGGGAGGATCAACATCCGGAAAGGATTGAAAAGATCCGGGGCAATGAACAGGAAAAAGCGGCGCGGTTTCGGACGTTTTCAGAGAGGCCCGCCGGGAGGACGCCGGCCGGGAAATCCTCCGGGTCCGCCCGGTCCACCCGGTCCACCCGGAGGGCGGTGGCTGAAACTGTCATCCGGGGTCCCATGGAAAAAACGGGGGATGAAGGGAAACGTCTCGGTCAGAACATAGTAATAGGTGCCCTGGGGAAATTCCGGGGTGACGCCGGTGCGCCCGTTGCAGGCGTCCAAATCCCCGGAACCCTCCTTGTATTCAAAATCGACGGCATACATACCGTCGGGCTTTCCGCCAGGCCCCTCATCGCCATCGGGACGCTTGTCGGTTTTCAATTGATAGGAAGACCTCATCACCGCCATACCGCTCCCGGCATCCCCCGCCTGACGATAGGCCCAGGGCCCGTAAACCGGAAAGCCATCGGCCGCCCAACCGACCAGGACCATGGTCCCCCGGCCCTTGAGTTGGTCGATCAGGCCATG is a window from the Candidatus Methylacidiphilales bacterium genome containing:
- the miaA gene encoding tRNA (adenosine(37)-N6)-dimethylallyltransferase MiaA, with amino-acid sequence MTRHWFILGPTASGKSAVARELARQTGGVVANLDAFQVYGGLDIGTAKPTLGERADVPHTLFDLAGPCDDYSVAEHLRHAAEFLSREKRPVIWVGGTGLYYRALTRGLAEAPATEPGVRAELDSLDLETLREEILRVDPVWAAGADLSNPRRIVRALAVFRQTGRPLSAWQADPVRALVPEGRACLLLRSAESLHERIAARVRAMWEAGWPDEVRRLLEIPGWEGSSSSHALGYAEVAAWCRNGGDSKDVRDQIVTRTRQYARRQLTWLRRENNLECIELDERSDPPSIARTLVRDLPPACP
- a CDS encoding ATP-dependent helicase, whose amino-acid sequence is MSFEYTLKPHAASAAPTIDYAGLLNAEQFEAVSAAPGPVLVIAGAGSGKTRTLTYRVAYLVEHGVDPERILLLTFTNKAAKEMLRRVGDLLPHDISRMWGGTFHHVGHKILRRHALEAGLQPSFSILDREDAKDLMAACLADAGIDTKEKRFPKAEVLVEIFSLAANTGRTLAQVLEQNYDYFSEFTDKIGVVRGLFEQRKRKSNSVDYDDLLTLPYKLLQDHEAIRQNYQNRFQHILVDEYQDTNLIQANFVDLVGAAHHHIMVVGDDAQSIYSWRGANFENIMKFPDRHPGARVIRIETNYRSTPEILSLANASIGQNTRQFPKELRPVLDSGVKPALVALDDSRQQAEFVAQRMLELREEGIELNDIAVLYRSHFHSMELQMELTRRNIPFQITSGLRFFEQAHIKDVAAFLRLAVNPGDEVSFKRIAHMLPGIGSTTAHKLWNAISGGAEWSSLKVPAKAATLWKQWAETQKQLGAEVACSRPAGLIQMALDAFYEDYLKAKYPNYENRMEDIRQLQEFSGGFEECSEFLAQLSLMTNVDAEPGGMAMGDDEAVKLSSIHQAKGLEWRAVFVIMLCDGLFPSSRSTESEEGEEEERRLFYVAVTRAREELYLTHPQIRSGGNYGDTWQKPSRFLTEFPRSLCNVWTIRRENAWEHGDVDQPF
- the hisA gene encoding 1-(5-phosphoribosyl)-5-[(5-phosphoribosylamino)methylideneamino]imidazole-4-carboxamide isomerase; this encodes MLILPAIDLMDGQVVRLEQGRADRKTVYHTDPTAMALQWQDQGASYLHLVDLDGAFTGELKNIASVRAICAALAIPCELGGGLRTMEALEQVFAAGVARAIIGSKACESLDFIREAVEAFGGDKLAVGIDAKDGKVAIKGWVEVSTWDALDLARQVTDLGVGTVIYTDISTDGMLQGPNLAAQRAMRATIPKAQLIASGGVGSLQDVEALRTIDGLYGAIVGKALYDGKLTLSQCLSNTP